The genomic stretch CGGGCCCGAAGCGTTCTTCGGTGAAGCTCTCGCCGTGCCGGGTGATGCGCACCAGCTCCTGCTGCCGCCGCTCCCCCACCGGCGCCACCAGCCTGCCCCCCTCCGCCAGCTGCTCCAAAAGCGGCGGGGGCACCGCGGGTGCAGCGGCGGTGAGGAGAATCGCGTCGTAGGGGGCATGGGCTTTCCAGCCAAGGCTGCCGTCCATCACCTGCACGGTAACGTTGGCAAGGCCCAGAAGCGCCAAGCGCTTGCGGGCCTGGGTGGCGAGGGCGGGGATGCGCTCCACGGTGAACACGAAGCGGGCAAGCCGCGCCAACACCGCCGCCTGGAAGCCCGACCCGGTGCCCACCTCCAGCACCCGGTCGCTGGGCCGCACCTGGGCCAGCGCGGTCATCCGCGCCACCACCGAAGGCTGGGAGATGGTTTGCCCGAAGCCGATCTCGAAGGCGAAGTCCTCCCAGGCCCTGGGGGCGAACTGCTGGGGGAGGAAAAGTTCCCGAGGCGTGGCGGCCAGCGCTTGCAGCACCCTCTCGTCGGCGACCCCCGCGGCCCGAAGCCGCGCCAGCAACTGCAACAGAGGCACCGGGAGCGCCGCCGCTCTCATGCGGGCAGGTCCCAGGAGGCAGCGTCCTGCAAAAGGCTCAAAAGCAACCCTTCGTGGGTCATGTCCAGCTGCAGCGGCGTCACCGAGGTGTAGCCCTCCGCTACTGCCAGGAAATCCGAGCCGGGGAGCGGCTCCCACACCGGATCCCCCCCGCCGATCCAGTAGCACACCCGGCCCCGGGGGTCGGTGTCCTCCACCACCCCCTCGGTGTACCGCCGCTTGCCTAGGCGGGTGAAGCGCAGCCCCTTGGGGGGGCGCGGAGGCACGTTCACGTTCAAAAGCGTGCCCTTGGGAAGCCCCCGCTCCAGCACCAAGGCAGCCAGGTGCCGCGCCACCCGCCCCGCGGGCACGAAGGAAAAATGCTCCCCCAGCACCTGGGAAACCGCGATGGCGGGGATCCCCATGATCGCCGCCTCGAACGCCGCGGACACGGTGCCCGAGTAGTGCACGTCGTCCCCCATGTTGGCGCCGAAGTTGATCCCGGACACCACCAGATCCGGCGGGTGCTCCTTCATCACCTGGCAAATCCCCAACGTCACGCAGTCCGTGGGGGTCCCGTCCACCGCGTAGCGCCGCTCGGAAAGCCGGGTAAGCCGCAGCGGCCGGTGCAGCGTGAGGGCGTGGGAAACCGCGGAGTTCTCCCGGTCCGGGGCCACCACCCAAACCTCCCCCAACGTCTCCAGGGCATCCGCCAGCACGTGGATCCCCTCGGAGTGGTACCCGTCGTCGTTGCTCACCAAGATCCGCACCACGGCCAGAGTATAGCCACCTCCCGCTGGCGCACCCGAAGCTGCCCCGCTGCCCGGCCCCACCCGCTTCCAGGCGCGGACCGGGATCAGCCATGGGACCGGCGCCGCAGCTCGCAGGAGGCGGCCATCGCCAGCTGCAGCGCAACGCTTCTGCTGCCGCCCTCCCCGGGCAGGCCATTCGCCCCCCTCACCCGCTGCCTTGACACCCCCCCGGTAGGCGCTAGCATTGGACTGGGGTGCCTATGCCGGTGGTGAGCATTTCCCCGGTGCTGCGCGATCGCCTTTCGGACTGAGGCGCCGAGGAGCTGGTGCGTCTTTTGTCCCTGGTGGAGGAAAGCTCTAGTCAGCAGGCCTTGGCCCTCGCCGAAGAAGGCTTCGCCCGGCGCCTGGCGGAAACCGAAATGCGCTTCGAGCGCCGTCTTGCGGAAGAACTGGGGGCGGTGAACGAACGGCTCACCGCTTTGGACAAGCGGCTCACCGAGGAGGTAGCAAAAGTTCGCACCGAGCTCGCCGACGTCAGAGCCGACATCCTCAAGTGGATGTTCCTCTTTTGGATCGGCCAAGCCGCGGTGATGGCCACC from Thermoanaerobaculum aquaticum encodes the following:
- a CDS encoding protein-L-isoaspartate(D-aspartate) O-methyltransferase, whose amino-acid sequence is MRAAALPVPLLQLLARLRAAGVADERVLQALAATPRELFLPQQFAPRAWEDFAFEIGFGQTISQPSVVARMTALAQVRPSDRVLEVGTGSGFQAAVLARLARFVFTVERIPALATQARKRLALLGLANVTVQVMDGSLGWKAHAPYDAILLTAAAPAVPPPLLEQLAEGGRLVAPVGERRQQELVRITRHGESFTEERFGPASFVPLVGKEGFAPA
- the surE gene encoding 5'/3'-nucleotidase SurE, with translation MRILVSNDDGYHSEGIHVLADALETLGEVWVVAPDRENSAVSHALTLHRPLRLTRLSERRYAVDGTPTDCVTLGICQVMKEHPPDLVVSGINFGANMGDDVHYSGTVSAAFEAAIMGIPAIAVSQVLGEHFSFVPAGRVARHLAALVLERGLPKGTLLNVNVPPRPPKGLRFTRLGKRRYTEGVVEDTDPRGRVCYWIGGGDPVWEPLPGSDFLAVAEGYTSVTPLQLDMTHEGLLLSLLQDAASWDLPA
- a CDS encoding CCDC90 family protein translates to MRLLSLVEESSSQQALALAEEGFARRLAETEMRFERRLAEELGAVNERLTALDKRLTEEVAKVRTELADVRADILKWMFLFWIGQAAVMATLLSYFRH